One window from the genome of Perca flavescens isolate YP-PL-M2 chromosome 17, PFLA_1.0, whole genome shotgun sequence encodes:
- the fam83b gene encoding protein FAM83B: MESPEFSLLSSLRGELKSEIHPDYIQPHYRESYRLAIDRLASGGRDSYQEFLKEERMGSFLSEKEILFITENVEQLPLQNHAEEINGPPDNQSSSGTYWPMHSDVDTPNLELGWPEVMHEILQTNIDLLFHPPRQNNPTIKEVIRKQVQDARQVIAIVMDTFTDVDIFKEAVDASIRGVPVYVLLDDFHLKSFLTMAENQDIKIQQLRNMRVRTVKGQDYLCRSGAKFHGTMEQKFLLVDCQTAIYGSYSYAWSFEKINLSMVQVITGHLVKSYDEEFRTLYARSTVPAELCPPEGLFQHNEPHGKTILPEYHSDQKIERRDHLRHTLDTVYRKTCERKLGVRDLEEKLFEEEPNRFVPLIENGIGVQNKMPQYQSTEMINFLKRHSYAGEREDGYMPQNIRPRASNWNISRETGNGTNNYPTDNYLQVPQIHRGQNIRQSYNGKDKQILSMQQSMPTLENTSKSFMRTWRIESYLKNPDVPFGDSCDYLDQFEPQDKANSFMHGRMRSSLVFRSPIPEHMDPNRHINNSSTGVNSSAAPNTPFHYSSRHWNPTAGAENRIGNEDFMVKRQASQFLDDNWNNSSYGPGRNIHHSVYASLGRAKGGDIITNPDMLTDSWHKRHSVADPRSNTEYMHESSDHMHGAFPRMQGTRSTTGINALNGGYRSNLKEDQRSVSHYDVKSSTGTRSPGRPNPTWQEPPSRTVSTAGLDVDRKDLTAKSNSMGSQHFLKQSSKKIKSLLNIPEKKEESIGTMETPSLKSDCSTDTITAEDEERISYGGKLHQSTTSAVRSSSEKQRKKIEDDHLKSSKPQTPLQAPLPKPSTQKKPSIFEKSTRPGLDSGSWSKDRGTENRLYSRFEPFCSFEKKRSMESAQGFGNAHSQEKTKGLPKGEAAIENNLTRSARSHHDNKLEKFIQRMGNLIHKNK, translated from the exons ATGGAGTCTCCAGAGTTTTCGCTGCTGTCCTCCCTGAGGGGAGAATTGAAATCAGAGATCCATCCGGATTACATCCAACCCCACTATAGGGAATCATATCGCCTGGCGATTGATCGCCTGGCGAGCGGCGGCAGAGACAGTTaccaggagttcctcaaagaaGAACGTATGGGAAGCTTCCTCTCAGAGAAAGAGATCCTCTTCATCACTGAAAATGTAGAACAGCTCCCACTTCAAAACCATGCAGAGGAAATCAATGGTCCACCGGACAACCAATCATCCTCAGGGACGTACTGGCCCATGCACTCGGATGTGGACACGCCAAATTTGGAGTTGGGGTGGCCGGAGGTCATGCATGAAATACTGCAGACAAATATAGATCTGCTTTTTCATCCACCCAGACAAAACAACCCCACAATCAAAGAGGTGATCCGGAAGCAAGTTCAGGATGCGAGACAG GTCATTGCCATCGTGATGGACACGTTCACTGATGTAGATATATTCAAAGAAGCTGTCGACGCCTCTATAAGAGGAGTCCCAGTCTACGTGCTTTTGGAtgatttccatttgaaaagttTCCTCACAATGGCCGAAAATCAAGACATCAAAATTCAACAACTCAGA AACATGAGGGTGCGCACTGTGAAGGGTCAGGATTATCTCTGTCGATCAGGAGCTAAATTTCATGGGACAATGGAGCAGAAGTTTCTTTTAGTCGACTGCCAGACGGCAATTTATGGCTCATACAG CTATGCATGGTCATTTGAGAAGATCAATCTGAGCATGGTGCAGGTCATCACAGGCCACCTGGTGAAGTCCTACGACGAGGAGTTTCGAACACTCTACGCCCGGTCGACTGTGCCAGCTGAACTCTGCCCCCCAGAGGGTTTGTTCCAACACAACGAGCCACACGGAAAAACGATTTTGCCAGAATATCATTCCGACCAAAAAATTGAGCGCAGGGACCATTTGAGGCACACGCTGGACACAGTCTATCGGAAGACCTGTGAGAGGAAACTAGGCGTGAGAGACCTTGAGGAGAAGCTCTTTGAAGAGGAACCTAACAGGTTTGTGCCCTTGATTGAGAATGGGATCGGCGTTCAGAACAAGATGCCCCAATATCAGTCTACAGAGATGATAAACTTCTTGAAAAGGCACAGCTATGCTGGGGAAAGGGAAGATGGATATATGCCGCAGAACATCAGGCCCAGAGCGAGCAACTGGAATATCTCTCGAGAAACAGGAAACGGAACAAACAACTACCCCACGGATAATTACTTACAAGTGCCACAGATACACAGAGGTCAAAACATACGTCAATCTTACAATGGCAAGGATAAACAGATTCTGTCCATGCAGCAAAGCATGCCAACACTAGAGAATACGTCCAAGTCGTTCATGCGCACATGGAGGATTGAGTCTTACCTCAAAAACCCTGACGTCCCATTTGGAGACTCTTGTGACTATTTAGACCAGTTTGAACCACAGGACAAAGCTAACTCATTCATGCACGGAAGGATGAGGTCTTCCCTTGTTTTCAGGTCCCCCATACCAGAGCATATGGACCCAAACAGACACATTAACAACTCCTCAACTGGTGTTAACTCCTCAGCAGCACCAAACACTCCTTTTCACTATTCATCTAGGCATTGGAATCCAACAGCAGGAGCTGAAAATAGAATAGGTAATGAAGATTTCATGGTAAAGAGACAAGCTTCGCAGTTTTTGGATGACAATTGGAATAATTCAAGCTATGGCCCAGGTAGAAACATCCACCATTCTGTATATGCTAGCTTAGGCAGAGCTAAAGGTGGAGACATAATCACAAACCCAGACATGCTAACAGACAGTTGGCACAAAAGGCATAGCGTTGCAGATCCAAGATCAAACACTGAGTACATGCATGAATCATCAGATCACATGCATGGAGCTTTCCCAAGGATGCAAGGGACTAGAAGCACAACAGGGATCAATGCACTCAATGGAGGATACAGGTCAAATCTGAAAGAGGATCAGAGATCTGTTTCTCATTACGATGTCAAGAGTAGCACAGGCACAAGGAGCCCTGGTAGACCTAATCCCACTTGGCAGGAGCCCCCATCCAGGACTGTGTCCACAGCAGGCCTGGATGTAGATAGAAAGGATTTAACAGCTAAATCCAACAGCATGGGCTCCCAGCATTTCCTAAAGCAGAGTTCCAAGAAAATAAAATCCTTACTGAACATACCAGAGAAAAAAGAGGAATCAATAGGAACCATGGAAACACCAAgtctgaagtcagactgcagcaCAGACACCATAACAGCTGAGGATGAGGAGAGGATATCATATGGAGGAAAACTTCACCAAAGCACAACCAGCGCTGTTAGGTCCTCCTCTGAGAAACAGAGGAAGAAAATAGAGGACGACCATCTAAAATCTTCAAAGCCCCAAACTCCACTCCAAGCCCCTCTCCCTAAACCCAGCACACAGAAGAAACCCAGCATTTTCGAAAAAAGCACAAGGCCCGGCCTTGACTCAGGGAGCTGGAGCAAAGATCGAGGCACAGAGAATCGCCTTTACAGCAGATTTGAGCCTTTCTGCTCATTTGAGAAGAAACGCTCTATGGAGTCTGCACAGGGCTTTGGTAACGCACACTCTCAGGAGAAAACCAAAGGCCTTCCTAAAGGTGAGGCAGCTATTGAAAACAACCTCACCCGGTCTGCACGAAGCCACCATGACAATAAGCTGGAGAAATTCATTCAAAGAATGGGAAATCTGATCCACAAGAACAAGTAG